One segment of Thermoleophilia bacterium DNA contains the following:
- a CDS encoding ABC transporter ATP-binding protein, whose product MLEVEGISAGYGKIQILWDVSLRVEEGELVALVGANGAGKSTLLKTISGVIRPNSGKITFLGHRIDSLAPHKIVQLGLCHIPEGRHIFPDMSVRENLEMGAYPGHSWKYRKDTLKRVYELFPRLKEREHQLARSLSGGEQQMLAMGRGLMSMPKMCLIDEPSNGLAPLLVAEVFHIVKTLAEQGITILLVEQNVRQTLAIAHRAYVLENGRVALEGPCSELANSEHVKKAYLGL is encoded by the coding sequence ATGCTTGAGGTCGAAGGCATAAGCGCCGGATATGGCAAGATCCAGATACTGTGGGACGTGTCCCTCCGGGTGGAGGAAGGAGAGCTGGTAGCTCTGGTTGGCGCAAACGGAGCAGGCAAGTCCACTCTGCTTAAGACCATTTCCGGGGTCATCAGACCAAATTCCGGCAAGATAACTTTTCTTGGCCACCGTATCGACTCTTTGGCGCCCCACAAGATAGTACAACTCGGCCTCTGCCACATTCCCGAGGGTCGCCACATATTCCCCGACATGTCAGTGCGCGAGAACCTGGAGATGGGGGCTTATCCTGGCCACTCGTGGAAGTACCGCAAAGACACCTTGAAGCGCGTGTATGAACTTTTCCCGAGGCTCAAAGAGAGAGAACATCAACTCGCCCGCAGTCTAAGCGGAGGCGAGCAACAGATGTTAGCTATGGGCCGCGGCCTAATGTCCATGCCCAAGATGTGCCTTATCGACGAGCCTTCCAACGGACTCGCCCCCTTACTCGTAGCCGAGGTTTTTCACATCGTGAAGACCCTAGCGGAGCAGGGAATAACGATTCTGCTGGTCGAACAGAACGTGCGTCAAACGTTAGCTATTGCGCATCGCGCCTACGTCTTGGAGAATGGACGTGTCGCGCTCGAGGGGCCTTGCTCGGAGCTGGCAAACAGCGAGCATGTCAAGAAGGCTTACCTCGGGCTCTAA